In the genome of Actinomycetota bacterium, the window GGTGACGTAGACCTCGCCGAGGCCACGCAGGCTGTAGGTCAGGCCGGGGACGCCGACCTGCCAGTTGACGAGATCCGCCAGGACGATCACGTCGGCGCGGAGCGTGTCCGCATGTCGATCGAGGAACTGCGCCAGGTGCGGTGAACCGATCTCCTCCTCACCCTCCACGATCACCTTGACGTTGACCGGGAGCCCACCGCGGACCTCCAGCCAGGACCGCACCGCGGCGACGTGAACCATGATCCCGGCCTTGTCGTCGGCGGCGCCCCGGCCGTACAACCGTCCGTCGCGGACGGTTGGTTCGAACGGCGGCGAGTGCCAGCGATCTCCAGTGGCGACCGGCTGCACGTCATGGTGGGCGTACAGCAGCACGGTCGGGGCGTGGTGGCCGGCGCCCAGCCACCCGCCGTACACGGACGGGTGGGTGTCTTCCACCTCGAGCAGGCGCACGCCGTCCAGGCCCGCACCGCGCAGCAGCTGAGCGGTGGCCTGCGCCGACCGACGGACCGGTTCGGGGTCGTGGCCTTCGGCGGAGATGGACGGGATCCGGACGAGGTCACACAGCGCCTCCCGCGTCTGGTCCTCGCGCGTCAGCACCGCCCGGGCCACGTCGTCGAGGAGGTGGGGCCAGGTCCGGTCGGTCACGTTCGCTCCTGCCGTGGGCCGTCCCGACAGTGTGCCGGAGGTGGACGGCTCCCCATGGCGCCGCCACGAGGCGGGCGAGCCGCCGGCCAGGTCGTGTGGCGGCCTGCGGTTGTCCACAGTCGACCACCGGGTTCGCGAGCATTGTGCACGGTTTGTCCCCAGGGCCCTGTGGAAGTTGGGGAAAGCTGGGAGGTCCTGGCTGCCTGCTCGGGGACGAACGGCGACGGTCCGCACACGCTCGAAAGACGCAGCGTCAACGGGCGTTCGCTGGAGGTCCGGTGTCCCGCCCCGTCACGTACCCCACCGGTGGCCCAGCCCTGGCAGCGGCGAGACCGTCACCGTCCTAGGGGCGGCTGCGGACACTGGCCGCTAGTCTCTGCGTCACACCGTCGCCAGCGAGTGGGCGTCGCGCAGCGGAGGCAGCATGGGTCTCGCGTTGGACCGTTGGAACCAGCTGATGAAGGCGTGGCAGGCCCAGGACTTCGACGCGATCAGCGACATGTACGGCCCCGACTCGGTGTACTCCGAGCCCTACAACCCGCCCCACCACGGCAACCTGTTGACGGTGTCGTACCTCAAGGACTTCCTGGGAAGTAAGTCGCAGCTCGAGATCAAGACGAAGCGCGTCCTCGAGGACGAGGCGGAGGCCCGGGTCGCCGCCGAGTGGAGCATCTCCTACACCGCTGCGGGTCGGCGCTGGAATGACCTTCCTCGTGCGTCGTTCATCGACGTCGACGACGACGGCCGGATCACCTACCACCGCGATTACACCTAGGACACCGGCCGTGGCGCCCACCGGTCGCTGCTAGACACCGTGGCGCTGGAGCAGGGCGACCTCCACCCCGATCCGGTGCGCCAGTTCGCCGCCTGGTACGCCACCGCGTCCGTCGCACATCCCGAGGAGGTCGCGGTCGCCACCGCCACGCCAGACGGGCGTCCTTCGGTGAGGATGGCGTTGCTGCGCGGGTACGGCCAGCGCGGGTTCGTCTTCTACACCGACCGCAGCAGCCGCAAGGGCCGAGAGCTGCAGATCAACCCGCGTGCCGCGTTGGCGTTCCACTGGGACGAACGTCAGGTCCGTGTGGAGGGGATCGCCGCGCCGGTGTCCGACGAGGAGTCCGACGCCTACTGGCGCGGCCGCCCGCTCGAGAGCCGCTACAGCGCGCTGGCTTCGCACCAGAGCCAGCCGGTGACCGACCGGACCGAACTCGAGGACGCCGTCGCCCGGCTGCGTGCCAAGTACGGCGACGACCCGCCCCGGCCGCAGCGCTGGGGAGGGGTCCGCATCACCGCCGACGCGTACGAGTTCTGGCAACGCGGACCCAACCGCCTGCACGACCGGTTCCGTTACGAGCAGGCCGTCGGCGGTTGGCGGCTGCAGCGCCTGGCGCCGTGAACCCGGCGACGTCAGGTCGTCTCGCGGTGGGCCAGGTACCAGGCGGTTGCGCCGGCGGCGGCGGCCACGCCGATGCCCACGAGCACGGTCGACGTCGACGGCGGATCCGGCAGGTGGCTGCGCAGCGTCACGGGCGAGTGGAAGTCACGGATCGGCCAGCCCATCGCCCGGGCCGCGGCGCGTAGTTCCCGGTCCGGGTTGACCGCGACCGGGTTGCCGACGGCGGACAGCATCGCCAGATCCGTGATCGAGTCGCTGTAGGCGTGGCAGCGGTCCAGGTCGTAGCCGCGCGCCTCCGCGATCTGGCGCAGCGCCGTCGCCTTGTGCTGCCCGTAGGCGTAGAACTGCAGTGTCCCGTCGAAGCGGCCCTGTTCGTCGACGCGGGATCGGGTCGCGATGATCTCGGGGATGCCGAGGTGGTCGGCGATCGGGCGCACGACCTCCTCACCGGACGACGACACCAGCCACAGGTCGCGTGCGGCCGCGCCGTGCTCGTCGATCAGCTGGAGCGCCTCGCCGTAGACGACGGGGACGATCACCTCCTCCAGCGTCTCACGCACGATCCGCGCGACCCGCTCGGCCTCCCACCCCTTGGTGACCTGCAGGAGCGCGACGCGCATGGACTCCATCTTCTCGTGGTCGGCGCCCTGGAGGGTGTACATGAACTGGGCGTACATGCCCTTCAGCAGGGTGGTGGTGCCCACCAGCCCGTCGCGGTACATCTCGCGTCCGAACGCCAGCGCCGACGAACGCGCCAGGATGGTCTTGTCCAGGTCGAAGAAGGCGGCCTGGGTCGCTCCCGTCGACCGGCGCGCGATCGCCTCGACGACCTCGTCGCTGAGCTGGTCGGGCGTCTCACGGGCCAGTCGCTCGGCGGTCTCCGAGCGGTTCGCGGGTGACTGCGCCAACACCGGTGAGGGTTCCGCGGACCCGTCGGGCCGATCCTGCGTCGGTGGTCGGCCACCAGCGGCGTCCGCAGCGGCGTCAGCAGCGGCGCTGTCGTGGTCCATCCTGCGAGAGTACTCCCCGACACGGTCGGCGCGGGCCGGCGGGCTCCCTGCCGGTGTCGCAGCCTTCCAAGGTGCGGCGGCGCTGACGGTCCGGCGGCGAGCGCCCGCCGCTGTCCACAGTCGCGCGCCGACGGTCGCCCAAACCGTCGGTGCGGTGGCGTAGTGTCCGCGGCGGGCAGGGGGACGCGAGGAGCGACCCTTTGCCCCGCGCACCTTTGCCCAGTGCACCTTTGCCCAGTGCACCTCTGCCCAGTGCACCTCTGTCCGCCCCACTCCCCGTCCGGTTGGAGCTCGCCGGCGTCCACGCCGACGGGATCCGCCGATGGGTCGAGAGCGTGGTGGGGTGGCAGCCGGTCGACACAGCCGGCGGCCCTCTCGCTCCGGCGGTGGTCGTCCTCACCGACGTCGCCGCCGCCTGGCAGGACGGCAGCCTCGACGCGTCGGTGGCCACCGACGGACCCCCGCGGATCCTGCTGGTCGCCGCCGAGGATCCGGCCGTCCGCGCTGCGGCGGCCGGGACCCACGCCGCCGTCGCGGTCACCTGGCCCGACGACCGCGAACGGATCGTGGAGGTGGCGGCCGCGCTCGCCGGGCATCGCACCACCCGCTCCACCCGCGACCTCAGCATCGGCGGGGCGTGCGGCGGTGTGGGAACAACGACCGTCACCGTGGCGCTGGCGGCTCTGGCGGCCTGGAGTGGGCGCCCCGCTCTGGTCTTGACGCACGGCGCCGTCCCCGTTCCGCTTCCGCCGCCGAGTCCGGGCGTCGGAGACCTCCAGGATCTCCCGGTGTGGCAGGCCGCGACCGCGGTGCCCGGCGTGGCGGGCCTGAAGGCCCTGCGGCTGCCAGCACCTGCCCCCGGCGTCGACCTGGACGCGGGTCCCGCCGCGCTCGTCGTTCGCGACCGCGGCGCGGACGAGGACGTCGATGTGCTGGTGGCCCGCCGCGACCGTCCGGGGCTGGCGGCGCTCGCCCGTGCCTCCGCCGCCGTGGCGGTGGTGGCCGACACCGGCCCCGCCGGCGAGCGTGCTCTGCGTGCTGCGGCGGCGGGCCGTCGTGTCGTGCGGGTCGCGTGGGATCCGCGGGTGGCCCGCGCGGCGCTGGGCGGTCGCGTCCCGGCGGGGCTGCCGGGGGCGTGGCTGCGGGCGCTGGCGCCGGTGCTGTCGGGCGGTGCCCGGTGAACCCGACCGCGACGGTGGTGTCCCGCTCCGGTGTGGACGCGGCGCTCCGCGCCGCGGTGGCCGCCCGGATCCTCGACGATCCCGAGGCCGTCGCCGGCGCCACCGACCGCGGTCGGCTGAGGCTGGCGGTGGCGCGCGCTCTGGCCGCCGAGGGCGTCGTGGTCACCCCGATGCGTTGGGCGCAGCTGGTCCGCGACCTCGTCGACGAGCTCGGCGGGTTGGGTCCGCTCGAGGCGCTGCTACGCGATCCCGACGTGACCGACGTGATGGTCAACGCCCCCGACGAGGTCTACGTCGACAGGGCCGGCCGCCTCGAGCGGGTCGAGACCGGGTTCTCCGACGACGCCCACGTCACCGCCGTCCTGGGTCGGGTCCTGGGCCCGCTCGGTGTGCGCCTCGACCGTGCCCACCCCTGGGCCGACGCGGTGCTGCCCGGCGGCGTCCGGCTGCACGCGCTGCTCCCGCCGCTCGCCGCCCATCCCACCATCACGCTGCGACGGGTCCCTCCGGTCGTGCCGGCCTGGGACGAGTTCGTCGCGACCGGGGCGGTCCCGGCCCCGGCCGCGGCGCTGCTGCGCGAGGCCGTCGCCAACCACCGCAACCTGGTCGTGTGCGGTAAAGCCGGCGTGGGCAAGACCACGCTGCTCAGTCGGCTCCTCGGCGAGGTCGGCGACGACCGCGTCGTGGTGATCGAGGATGCGCCCGAGCTGGCCGCTCCGGTTGCGCACCTGCTCGCGCTGCGGGTCCACCCGCCGACCCCCGACGGGGCGGGCGGTGTCGACGTCGCGACGCTGGTCCGCAACGCCCTGCGCATGCGGCCCGACCGGATCGTGGTCGGTGAGGTGCGCGGTGCCGAGGTCGCCGACGTCCTGCAGGCGATGAACACCGGCCACGCCGGGAGCATGACGACCGTGCACGCCAACGGGGCGGTTGATGCGCTGGTGCGGCTCGAAGGCATGGCTCTGCTGGCGGGCGTGCCGCTGGCTGCGGCCCGCGCACAGCTGGCGACCGCCATCGACCTGGTCGCGTGGCTGGGTCGGGCGCCCGACCGCACCCGCCGCCTGGCGGAGCTGGTCGCGGTCGATGCACACGACGGGGGGCCCAGGCCCCGCACCGTGTGGCGGCGGGAGACCATGCCGTGACCGCCACGCGACCGACGCAGCCGACAACCGTCGAGGCGGCCCCGCAGGCCGGCCGCCTTGACGAGCTGCGCGCGCGGCTGGCGGTCGGCGCTCCCGCGGGCCCGCTGGCGGGCCTGCCCGACCGCGTCGTCCGCGCGGTCACGCTTGCCGCCGCGGTCGGCGCCCCGGCCGTCCCCGCGCTCGATGCGGCACTCGCGGCCGAGGATGACCGCCGCCGCCTCGAGCGGAGCGTGACCGTCGCCACGGCCCAGGCACGCACGGTCGCGGCCGGCCTGGCGCTGCTGCCTCCGCTGGCCATCGCCGGGACCGGCCACCTGCTCGGCGAGCCCCTGTGGCGCTTCTACCTCACCGGTGCCGGCCGGATCGTGGGGCTCGTCGGCGCGACGCTGGCCGCCATCGGGGTCGTCACGGTCCGGGCGCTGGCCCGCCACGCGTCCGGCGCGTGGCGTCAAGACCCCGCCCCGCCGGATGAGGCGGCCGATCTGACCGCCACCGCCCTGACCGGTGGCCTGGCGCCGACGGCGGCGTTGCGCGCAGCCGCTGGGCTGCTCCCCGCGCGGTCCGCCGGGCTTCGTCAGCTCGCGCTCGCGGTGGAGCTCGGGTTGCCCGCCCGCCCCGACACCGACCTCGAACCGATCGCGCGGGCCCTGACCGCCGCGACCGGCTGGGGCGCCCCGGCCGGACCGGCACTGCGCCGCGCCGCCGCTGACCTGCGGGCCGAGGAGCTGACCCGCGCCTTGGCCCGCGCCGAGCGGCTCCCCGCCCTGTTGGCCTTCCCCACCGCCCTGTGCCTGCTCCCGTCTTGCCTGCTGCTGGTCGGCGCCCCGCTGATCGGCGCGGGGCTCGCCGCGGCAGCCGGCACGTGACAAGACAAGGAGAAACCATGCACCACACCGCACACACCGCGACACACCCGGCCTCGCCAGGCACGCACGGGCGGACCGATGTCCGGTTGCTCGCCGAGGACGGCTCGCTGGTCACCGAGTACGGCCTGATCGCCATCGTCGGGGCCACCGTGGCGTCGCTCGTCATCAAGTGGGCGAGCAACGGCGCGATCTGGCAGCTGTTCGACGCGGTGACCAAGAAGGTCCGCGTCCTGCTGGGTGCGTGATACGCCCGGCCGGCCAGGGCGGGTCGGTGAGCCTCGAGCTCGCGCTCACCGTCCCCGCCCTGGCCCTGCTCGTCCTGGTCGTCCTGCACGCCGCCGTCTACGCCCGTGACGCCCTGCTGGTGCAGGCAGCGGCGCAGCGGGGCGCCCGGGTGGCAGCCACCACGAGCGACGACACGGCCGTGGTCGCCGCCGTGCGCGACGCCCTCGACGGGCGCGACGCCGCTGTGACCGTCACCGCGCGGGGCCGCGTCGGCCAACCCATCCGGGTGCGGGTGACGATGCGCTCCCGAGCCGGCCAGGGCCGGCTGGACCTGACCGCCGTCGGCGTCACGGCGGTCGAACCCGGTGCGCTGCCGTGATCGGCGACCGCCGCATGGTCGGGCGCCGACGACGCCGCACCCTCGACGGCGCGCCCGATCACCCACGCCGCGAGGACGGCAGCGCCGCGATGCTCGGGTGGAGCGCCATCGCGGTCACCGTGGTGGCGCTCGTCATCGCCGTGGATCTCGCCGCCTACCTCGTCGCGGCCCAGCGCGCCCAAGGCGCTGCCGACGCCGCGGCCCTGGCCGCGGTCGCTGCCAGCCACCCCCGGGGAGGCGCCCCGGGACCGCCCGAGCACGCCGCCCGGTCTGTGACACACGCTGCGGGCGCCGTGTTGCAAAACTGCCGCTGCCCGCCCGGCGCCCGCCAGGTCACCGTCACGGTCGAGGTCCGCGTCCGGGCCGTGGCCGTGACGCGCCTGGCGGGTCGGAAGGTCCGGGCGACCGCTCAGGCTAGGCTGGTCCGCGACCGAAACCCTTCTCGAGGTCGCTCGTTGGTACGGCCGTGACCGGCCCGCAACACTCCCGGGGTCCCGCGTCGCGGCAAGCGACCGGCCGGTGGATCGTGAGGAGCGACCGACATGGATGAGCGACGCGACGAGCCCGAGCAGTGGGGTTCGGGGTGGGGCGGCTTCACGATGCCCGACCCGGTGCAGGAGCAACCCACCAAGACGACGTCCTCGGGGTTCCTGCTCGACTCGCTGCGCACCCGGCCGGCCGGTCGCCGCATCCTGTCGGGGCTGATCGCGTTGCTGTTCCTCTCCGGCGCGGGGATGTTCACGTACCCGTTCTTCACCGACGTCTACACCAGCCAGGTCATCCAGCAGCGTCTCGAGGACGACTACGTCAACGTCAAGGTCAAGACCTTCGACGAGTGGCAGGCGACCGTCCAGGACGGGCGGGCGCTGACCAAGATCGTCATGCCCGCGCTGGGCGTGGAGACGCTCGTGGTCGAGGGGATCTCGCCGACGGCGCTGCGTGCGGGGGCCGGCCACTACCCCAAGACGCCGCTGCCCGGCCAGGACGGCAACGTCGCGATCGCCGGTCACCGCACCACGTACGGCAAGCCGTTCAACGCCGTCGACAAGCTGAAGGAGGGCGACAAGATCCTCCTGCTCACGCCGGTCGGTGAGTTCACGTACGCGGTGTCGCCCCCGCCTCCCGGATGGAACGCCAACCCCTACATCACCGGCCCGAGCGACTGGTCGGTGATCGAGCCCACCGCCGAACCCACCCTCACGCTCACGACCTGCCACCCCAAGGGATCGGCGGCCAAGCGGCTGGTGGTGCGCGCAACCCTCGTCTCGTCCGACCCGCCCGGAACCTACGCCGCATCGAAGCAGAAGGCCTGACGCAGGCGTCAGCGGTCGTCACCCACCCTGCCTAATCTGCGGCGGGTGCGCACGGTCGCCGTCCTGTTGCTCGCTTCGGCTTTGGTGGCGTGCACCGGCGGGCCGCCCGAGCACGTCCGTATCGGTGTGGTGGCCCCGTTGGGTGGGCCCCGCGCGTACCTGGGGCACGAGGTCCGCGCCGGCGCGGAACAGGCGATCGGCGACCTCAACGACAGCGGTGGACTCCTGGGGGCCCCGGTCGAGCTGATCACCGTCGACGACAGCGACCTGGTCGCCCTCCCCGGGCAGCTGGCCGCCCTCGCCGAGCGCGAGCGGGTGTCGGCCGTGATCGGGCCGGAGGTCCCCGGCGTCCTCCTCGGCCCGCGTAACCCCCTGGCCCGCCGCTCGGTCCCGGCGCTGCTGGTCACCGCGTTCGGCGGGGACCTTGCGCAGGCCGACACCACCGTCGTCCGCACGGTGCCCAGCGCCCACGCCCAGACCGCCGCGCTCGGTCGGTGGCTGACCGACGTGCGCCGCGTGCACGACGTCGCGATCCTGATCGCCGACCCGGTGGAGGGCACCCTGGTCCGCGAGGCGGTCGTCGCAGGTCTGGACGGCGTCGGCGCCCGGGTGGCGGCGGTCGATGAGGTCGCTGCGGACAGCCCGGACCTGGGACCCGCCGTGGCGAGGTTGCGCCGTCGCGCCCCGGATGCCAGGGCGGTCCTGCTGTGGGCACCGCCGCCCGCAGCTGCCCGGGCGACTCGGGCGATCCGCGATCAGGGCTGGGACGTCCAGCTGGCGGTCCCGATCAGTGCCTTCGTCGGCGAGTACCGCACGCTCGCGGGGGAGGCGAGCGAGGGCGTGGTTCTCCCACTGCCCTTCCGCGAGGACTGGTTCGGGCCGCGCCTGCAGGAGTGGTTGCTGCGCTGGCACCGCGACCGCGGGATCAGCGCGCTGCCGCAGCTGCAGACGCTCGTGCTCGACCTCCCGGTCGCTGCAATGGCTGCCTACGACGCGGTCGGCCTGGTCGCCGCCGCCGTCCGCGACGCGGGAAGCCGCGAACCGGCCGCCGTCGCCGACGCTCTTGGACAGGTCCGGCACGACGGGCTGCTGCACGACTACCGCATCGGCGGAGGCCGCGAGGCGTGGGACGCGTCGCAGCTGTACGTCGCCCGGTTCCACCACCTGGCGGTCGTCTACGACGTCGATCCCCGTTTCGACGCTGCCCAGCAGCGACGCTTCTACGAGCTGCAGGTCCGTCTGGGTTTCCTCCCGGACGAGGCGCGCGATGGTCCGACCGCCGGGTTGATCGAGGAGCTGCTGGCCGAGCGCCGTGCCACGGCGCCCGCCTACCAACCGCCCCTGCCACCGCCGGGGCCGGTCGGACGTCCGTGACCGTCGCCCTGCTGGCTGCACTGGCGCTCGGAGCCGCCTACGGGCTGGTGGGCGTGGCCGTCGCAGCGGTGGCCCTGGCGTCCCGGACCCTGCACCTGGCCGTGGGGGCGGTCCTGGTGGCCGGCGTGCTGATCTACGTCCACCTCACCGCGGTCGGCGCTGCCCCGCTGCTGGCCGCCGGGATCGCGGTGGCGGCCGGCGCGACGGTCTCCGCGCTCCTCGAGCCGCTCGTCCTGCGTCCTCTGGGGCAGTCGCGTCGCGACGAGGCCCGCGGCGACGATGTCGCGCTGCGCTGGCTGGTGGCCTTGGCGGTCGTGGCGGCCGTGCTCGACGCGGTCACGGCCCGCACGCTGGGCACCCGCCATTTCCGGCCACGTCCCTTGGTCGGCGCGCTCGGTGATGCGGCGGCCGGGCCCGGCGCGTTGCTCGTTCCCGCCGCCGCCGGTCTCGTGCTCGCCGTCGGCCTGGCGGCGGTTCTGCGCGGCACCCGCTTCGGGCGGCGCGTGCCGCTGGTGGGGGCGGCGCCACTCGCGGCCGCGCTCGGCGGGATCTCGCCCCGCCGGGTCCGCGCCGGCGCGCTGGCGTTGACCGGCGCCGCCGCGGTCGTCGCCGGGCTGCTGCTCGCGCCGGTCACCGCGGTGGGGACCGCCCAGACCGGCGGGCTGACGGTGCGGGGCGTCGCGGCGGCTGCCGTCCTGGGCATCGCCGGGCCGGCCCGAGCCGTGGCCGGCGGGCTGCTGCTGGGCGCCGCCGAATCGGCCGGCCAGTCGTTGTGGCCGGCAGCCGGCGGCACGGTCGCGGTTGCGGCGGTGATCGTCGCGGTCCTGGTCGGACCGGCCCGGAGGGTGACGCGGCGAGGGGACCGACCGTGGTGAGGATCGGTGCTGGCGTGCTCGGGGCGGCGCTCGCCGCCGTGGTTGTGGCGGTGGCCGCACCGGTGGGGCTGGTCAGTGCCAGCCTGCGGGTGGCGGTGGCGGCGGTGCTGGCCAGCGGAGCGTGGCTGAGCCTGCGGCGCACCGGCCTTGTGGACCTGGGTACGGCCGGAGCGGCCGCGGCCGGTGCGTACGCGACGGTCGCCACGGCGCTGGCCGGCCTGCCAACCGCGCTGGGTCTGCCCGCGGGGGCGGTGGCCGGTGCCGCGGTCGGGGCGGCCGTGGGCGCGACCGGCGGCCGGGTGGGACGGACGCTGACGGCGCTGACGTCCCTGGCGGTCGGCCTGGCGGTGGTTGCGGTGCTCGGTGCGGTCCCTGTGTGGGGTGGCGCCGCCGGATTCCACGCCGTCCCGTTGCTGACACCGTCCGAACGCGGCGACCTGGTGGTGCTGCTGCTCATCGCCGTGGCTGCGGTGATGGCGGTCACCCGGGTCGCGCGGTCTCACGTGGGCGCTGCCGGGTCGGTCGCGGCCCGGGCGCCACACGTGGCCGCCACCCTGGGCCGCTGGCCTGTCGTCGACGCCGCCGTGGCGGGTGCAGCAGCCGGGGCCGTGCTGGGCGTGGGGGGAGCGGCGGGCGCAGCGGCCACCGGCTCGGTGGTGCCGGGCGGGTACGGGCTGTCGCTCGCCGCCGCGCTGGCTCTCGCGGCGCTCGTCGGCGGGGAACGGCCGCTGGCGGGGACGGTGGGTGCGGCGGTGGTCTTCGCTCCCGCCGTGCTGTGGCCGACCGTCGCGGTCGTGTCTGAGGCGCCGCTGCTGGTCACGGGCGTGGCCGGGATGGCCCTGCTCGCCTGGCGCCCTGGTGGGCTGCTGACCGGCGGCACCGGTGACGAGCCCGTGCCGGAGGGACCGTCGGACGTTCCGCCGCGACCACGGTCGTCGCCGCTGCCGCTCACCGTTTGCGACGCCCCCGTGCCCGGCGGTCGGGTCGTCTCCTTCGAGGTTCAGGCGGGGCAGATCGTCGCTCTCGCCGGCCGCAACGGGTCCGGCAAGTCCACGCTGCTGGCCCGGATCGGGGGACAACTTCCCCACCACGGCAGCGTCCGCCTGGCCGGGGTCGCCCCGGCGCGCAGCGTCACCGGCCGTGCCCGCCGTGGCGTGGCGCGGACCTGGCAACACCCGCCCCGACTGCCACAACACGACGCGCTCACGGTCGTCGGCGGGGCCGACGCCGCGGCTGCGCGGTGGGCCCGCGCCGTCCTCGGCGACAGTGCCGACACGCCCGCCGGCGCCGACCTCGTCCGCCTCGCCGCCGCCCGCCCCAGCCTCGCGCTGGTCGACGAGCCCGCCGCCCACGTGCCCTCCCAGCGGGTCGCGACGCTGCTGCGTGGGCTCGCCGACGGCGGGGCGGCGGTCGTCGTCGCCGAACACCGCCCGGAGGTCCTGGCCGCCGCCGACCGCACCGTCCATCTCGGCGAGGACCCGATCCGGTGATCCTGTCGGCGACCCTGACCCTGGCAACGGGACCGATCCACCTGGAGGTGGCAGCCGGCGACGCTGCCGTCCTCGACGGCCCGTCGGCCGGGGCGGCGGTCGCTGCGCTGGCAGGCACCGACGGTCGCCGCGACCACCGCATCCACCTGGGAGGCCGCGACCTGGGTCGGCTGCCGACGCACGTGCGGGTCCGCCGCGGCCTGGGTCTGGTCATCGACGCGGCCGTGGCTGGCGATGTCAGCGTCCGCGACCACCTGGCAGCGGTCGTGGGCGGTCGGAGGGCCGACGCCCTCCTGGACTCGGCACCGCTCCTGGCCGGGCGAGGCAGCGACCCGGCGGGGGTCTTGTCCGGCGGCGAGCGCCGGATCCTCGCGTGGCTGCGGTGCCTGGCGACCGACCCCGAGGCGGTCGTCCTCGACCGCGCCGGCGCCGGGCTCGACCTGCCCACCAGCGACTGGGCCGCGGGTACCGTTCGTCGCTGGCGGCAGGCCGGCGTGGCGGTCGTCGTCCATCCGGCGACGCCCGGGGAGCGCCGGTGGGTCGAGTCAGCTGGCGCAGACCAGACACGGACGGTCGAGGAACCGTAGGCTTGTGCCGACAACAGTGTGGGCGCGCCGCGCGCGCCCGTGTCACCGTGGCAGGCCAGCGCCGTTGATACGGAACACATCGGGAGGACCGGCTGAAGTGAGACGACTGGCCGCCACCGTCGCGACGGCCCTGATCGTGGTGCTCGCGACCGCGGGGACCGCTGCTGCCACCGTCACCGCCAGCGTCACCTCGCCGGGTGCGAAGATCGAAGGCCCGGCGGCAGTGTCCGTGCGCGTCGACCGCGAACTCACCGACAGCGTCAACCGCGTCGACGTCCGGCTGCGCCGCGGCGGCGATGCGGTGTGGGACGCGTCCCTGACCTGTGGGAACTGCGGCACCGCATGGACGACGTCCGACTGGGGCGGGAAGACGCTCAACCCGGGCGGTCTCCCCAACGGGACCTACCAACTCCACCCGGTCATCGATGGCAAAGAGTTCGGCGGCCGCGACGTGTGGATCTCGGTGGCGCCGTCGCGGGTGAGCAACCTCAAGACCTCCGTGTCCGGCCAGGATGTCACCGTCACGTGGACCCGCGCCCCCGAACCGGACATCTCCGGGTACCGCGTTCAGCGCCGCATCAAGGATGGGGCGTGGCAGCAGATCGCCAGCATCGGTCCGGGAGCGGACCGGTACGCCGAGAGGCTGAGCCCCGGCAAGTACGAGTACCGGATCGTGACGGTCCGCCCCGACGGCAAGGGAGGCCACATCACGGTCACGAGCTCGGCCGTGGCCGCCGCGGTCTCGCCGCCACCCGCGCCAACGCAGCCCAGCGAGACGTCCGGGTCCGGCGGCGGCTCGACCGAGTCGACCGGCGGGTCGACCGGCGGGTCGACCGGCGGGAGCGACGACGGGTCCACAACCGCGACCGGCGGGACGACCGTGCAGCCGGGAGGCGGGGCCGCGACCGGGGACCCTGCCTCCGCCGAGGGTGAGGGCACC includes:
- a CDS encoding fibronectin type III domain-containing protein; the protein is MRRLAATVATALIVVLATAGTAAATVTASVTSPGAKIEGPAAVSVRVDRELTDSVNRVDVRLRRGGDAVWDASLTCGNCGTAWTTSDWGGKTLNPGGLPNGTYQLHPVIDGKEFGGRDVWISVAPSRVSNLKTSVSGQDVTVTWTRAPEPDISGYRVQRRIKDGAWQQIASIGPGADRYAERLSPGKYEYRIVTVRPDGKGGHITVTSSAVAAAVSPPPAPTQPSETSGSGGGSTESTGGSTGGSTGGSDDGSTTATGGTTVQPGGGAATGDPASAEGEGTGGDGPQQAPSEASTTQTSARTAGAGRRVAPPPGVRRSLMLGGGELSLPDPQVAGPRERFYGQDQPFSEELDYGDIDPITGEPRVRDGTATRRVPGAVQEFVVAQLNTPLVAIPIAAGLLCIALGLHGMRWLRQG